In Neomonachus schauinslandi chromosome 8, ASM220157v2, whole genome shotgun sequence, the genomic stretch TCTCAATTAAAAGGCAAACTGGGGTGGTGAAGGATTTGGGCCACAAATGTAATACCGGGTTGACAtctttgatttataaaaaaaacagaTTGATAAGAAACAGCAGAATCTGTCTGGGGGAAAATGGGCAATTCGCCTGAAAAGATCACTTCCAGAATATGTTAAATGGTTAATATGAAAAATGATCAGCCTCACTGCCATATAAATGACtagcaaaataataatttcatctatttcacccatcccatTAGAGATGATGGGGAGTCATAGCCCTCAGTGTTGGCAGGAATTAGATGAGAAAGACATTTCCATTAATGGTGTAATAGGTTTAACAGCTCAGGAGGGAACTTTGGCAATAAGCTCATAATTCAACTAACAGACCTGATGACtatatttctgggaatttatcagAAAGTTTGTCAGGAAGTTATCAAAGATGTGGACAAAGACTTATGTATAAAGTGCACTAGTTATAgtaggcaaaacaaaaaacaaaaaacccacccaaaAACCTactaagaggggcacctgggtggctcagatggttaggcttctgcctttggcttgggtcggggtcccaaggtcctgggatcgagccccacatcgggctccctgctcggcggggagactgcttctgcctctccccctgctcgtgctttctctgtatctctctgtctcaaatgaataaataaaatctgaaaaaaaaaaaaacaaaacaaaacccactaaGATATCCCACCCTCTCGGGAATTATAGGAACCCACGATATGATATTATGTAAGCATAAGCAATGTTTCAAATTATGCAAAAGCTTCATCAATTCTGCCAAAATGTGAATAGAGGCTATCATTAGTTGGTGACATTATGAGTGAtgtctacttttttaaaaaatgtttttccagaggtggctggctggctcagtggagcaTACAAGTCTTGATCTTAGGCTTTTAAgtttgagccctgctttgggtgTAGaggatacttattttttttaattttatttatttatttgacagagagagacacagcgaaagagggaacacaagcagggggagtgggagagggagaagcaggcttcccgctgagcagggagcccgatgcggggctcaatcccagaaccctgggatcatgacctgagccagaaggcagagacttaacaactgagccacccaggtgccaccctgagggtacttaaaaataaagtcttaaaggggtgcctgggtggctcagccagttgagcattagactcttgattttggctcaggtcatgtgatctcagggtctcgagATGGAACCCTGTGGTGGGGCTTCTGCttaactttctctctcttcctctgcccaaccCCCAGCTCacattctatctctctctcaaaaataataataaaaataaataaaatcttttaaaaaataaacaagtttttccatatttttaaattttttcataacaATAAGAAGTTTAGCCCAAAATAAGGAAATGCGGGCTGAATTGCTTGCAGGGAGGTAACTTCTTGGAGGCCTTGAAAACGGAATCACACACATGCATTTCCAGCCTACCTTTAAATTTTCAACCCACATAAACAACAATAGGATAACAATTTACCCTCTTCTAAATCCCTATGGTATGCGAAGCACTTTACTTGCTTAATCTCATTTAATGCAGCGCCTCTCCAAAGAAAGTATTATTAACAGTATTCCTAATTTAGAGGTAAAAGAAGTGAGGCTTGAAGAGGTGAATGACTGGCTTAAGGCTTTACAATCTCATTTTAGTATTGTCTTGACCCTCTTCCTTTTTCACCTGATTGCCTTTTATTTAGTGCAGCTCATCAGTGTATATCCTGGTCTTTGAGCTGAAGACCACAAATGCACAGACCCTTCATCTctctggaaaactttttttttgcccCCCCAAAGGAAATGCatctggggcctgggggcaggcTTTGCTGGGAGcacttcccccttccctcttcctctggtctTTAACTTTTGCCCCTGGGGCCAGGAGCAGCTCTGTCACTGGGTAGCTGGGCTCCTTGGTGCCTCTTCCTCCAGGATCAGAGGTCAGTGCCTGCGAGGGCTCTCATTCCCCTGAGAGAACCAGCAGTCAGGAGGGCATTTGCTCTCCCTCCggctccttcctccccagtccTGGGCTCTCTACCCCGCACCCTTTGCTCTCTCCAGCTCCCCTTTCTTGTGCCTTCTCCTCTCgactttcctcttttctcctccagTTCAATCCCCTGGTTCCTGTCTTTGCCTCCATTGCTTCGCCTTTATTGTCACTGGGAAAGCGAGTACCCAGTTACTATATTTGGGGGGGAAAGAGGCTTTTTATAGAGCAGTGGTCCCAAGACTTGTTCATTGACACGCAACCCATTAATGGGTACTACGTCTCACAATTCCCTTCTCCTACGAGTCTCCTGGGGTTTGAGGGCCTATTTTGGGGCTGTACCCAGGCTTGACCAGACCGGGCGGTGGGTGCGCGCGTGCCAACGGCTGGACCGACCGAGAGTCCGCAGTGGGAGCAGGCGAGGGGGAGGCTTCGGGTGCAAAGGTTGGAAAGAGCGGCAGGGAGGACGCCGCAGAGGGGGGTCTGAAGAAACCTCGTGACCTCCTGTGCATTCACGTCCTAGGCGGAAGTTCGGGCGACCGGAGGCCCCCGGCGCCTGCTGCCCCGGGAAGGCTGGAGATGGCGGTTTCCCCAAGCTCCGGCCTGCCCAGGGGTCTGCTCATCCTCACGTTCTTCCAGCTGTGCCAGCCGGATTCGGGTAGGCGCCGCCTGGgtctccctccctggccccctcAGCCGCACCCGCGGCCGGAACGGCTCAGGAGAGGCCTCGCTAGCGCCCTCCGCGGGGGTTCCCGAGGCGCAGGAGCTACGGTCGCGGGGACTGAGCCTGGTCGCTGTCGGCGCTCAGCCGCCCCCTCCGCACCCTGTCCGCCCGCCTGGTTTTCGCAGCCCACTTCGACGTGATCGGGCCGGCGGAGCCCATCGTGGCCGCGGTGGGTGACGACGTCGAGCTGCCCTGCCACCTGTCGCCGAGCGTGAGCGCCGAGCGCATGGAGCTGCGCTGGCTCCGCGGGAAGGGGGCGGCAGTGCTGGTGCGGCGGGACGGGCGCGAGCAGGCGGCCGAGCAGGCGGCCGAGTACCGCGGCAGAGCCACGCTCGTGGCCCGCGACATCGCGGCGGGGCGCGTGGCTGTGAGGATCCGCCGGGTCAGGGCCTCGGACGACGGCGAGTACCGATGCTTCTTCCGGCAGGACGGAAGCTACGAGGAGGCCAGCGTGCACCTGAAGGTGGCCGGTGAGTGCGCGCGGTTGGGCTTTGTCCGGCGACTTCCAGGCGGCGCACATTTTCCTGTGGCCCCGTGACTTTGGAAGCCACCTGATTCTTTGCCCAAATCCCTCCTGGGATGGAAAAGGTTGGCAGGCCTAGAGTGGGAGGTGACTCGGAGGGGCGTTTGAGAGTGGGGACAGAGCATTTCCCCACGTCATGAGTTACATAAATGGAAGATGCAATGGCTATATAACATTCTTCGCCGTGAGTACCTCGTAATACACTAATACACTTGCTCCAGGCTCAGAATTGAACATTTAAGTCGTGTCTACCTTTCACCGCTAGGGTGAGGCTGTGCTGCGCATCCTTTGAAGCTGCTTTATGGATTAGAACCTAAGGGcggatttcaaaaaaaaaaaaaaaaaagaacctaaggGCGGATTTTCTAAGGTCCTAGAGCTTGGCTGCTCCTTCACATTCTTGATCCACCGAGAAaagtgtgtggtttttgtttcctttctggcTTCAAGCCCACATTCAGGGTGGAAACCATAATGGAAATGGTAAGCATTCAGGAGGAGAGTAAGCATTGTGCTCTGACTTTCCCACTTACTAGTGAATGGAAGCAAACAAATCTCTTTCTGAGCCTTATTTCCTACTGAAAAAATGGGCATGCACCTATCAAATGAGATTTtgcaagaatgaaataaaattacacGATACCTAAGAAACTGCCTTGTCAATGCTTGCAGAAGCATTGCATACTTGTAAGATATTATTACCGTGCCTCAGACTGCAGGTCGGTGGCTCTGCAGCATATAAATGTATTgccttttatgtatatattaaaggtaaagttaaaaaatactgGGGTGTAATTTGGGTCCCTGCCTCAGAACAGGGTGTCCCATGTGGCAGCATTATGTATAACTCACATTTCCTTTTTAGGGAATTATCTTAAAAGTTGACAATAAAACCCTAGAGATGTGATAGCATAGAACTGTCATTGTTACCTCTTATGAGTGATAGATATATTTGAGATTCTGCTGAAAGTGGCAGCCCTTTCCATGAAAAGAATCCACACTGTCACATAGACACACATACTGGAACATGGATTTTGACTAACAGTGTGGACACGTGTTTGAGGAGCCTTCTCTGCAGCTTGGTGTTTGTCTATACTCTGTAGAATTGTAAGAATAATCAGGCTGAAGACAGAAGGGAAAAACAGCTTTATGTTGATATATGTTAGGACATAACTGTGTTGGGGGGAAGACGAGGTTGAAACCCATTTAAGAAAATTCCTGAATCAGTATCACAGGTAAAGGAAGCTTAGATTGACAGCTACAAGCTCAATGCAAAGAAGCCGCAATCCCCCTTCTCTTCAAGTACTCCTCTCGGATCATCCTCAAATACCCACTCCCAGTTCTCCCTCTCTTCAAAGTCTTTTGGTAATACTTCAGACCGCaaagccctctcccctctctggagctCCCTTACCTGCCTTTTTTAGCCATTGGTCTCCCTGTTCCTGCTGATTAGAAAAGCTCCCTATGTCTGTCCATCAAACTCCTGCCCTCACTTCAAACCCTAACTCCCAATATGGCATCCCTCTCTGATAAGGTTATGAAATTCCTTTTATTGATACCACAGCTTCCTTGTGTCATGAAATTGGAGATGAGTCCCTCTCACTCCCAGTCCCTGTGTGCTTCTTTTTCTCAAACTGTGTAACCCTGTGGTTATAAGGCTCCCAGAAGGTTGTCCACTGAAAAAGTAAGGCCAGCCTCTCTCTCCATAGCTCTGGGCTCTGATCCTCACATCCATATGGAAGTTCGAGAAAATGGAGAGGTCTGGCTGGAGTGTACCTCGGTAGGATGGTACCCAGAGCCCCAGGTACAGTGGAGGACTTCTGAGGGAGAGAAGTTTCCATCCACGTCAGAGTCTAGGAATCCTGATGAAGAAGGCCTGTTCACTGTGGCAGCTTCAGTGATCATCAGAGACCCCTTCATGAAGAATATATCCTGCTGTATCCGGAACCTCCTTCTTGGCCAGCAGAAGGAAGTAGACATCTCCATACCAGGTCAGTGAAATCAGCGCTGGGTTCCTATCGGACACAGTTTCAGGGCCATATTACCTGGGACACCTGCCCAAGGCAGGCCCTCATGGTGCAGCTGTCTACTGTCCCCACCTAAGCTCCTGACCACTGACATGAAGGAGCCCCACCAATTTCATTAGAAGAGAAAAGATTCCAAATGCATAAAATCTGCCTTGATCTCATAGAAATACCAGATTTTCCGTTTTAGGAGATATATCTTAGGTACAGAGGCTTTGCCTCTGGGGCTTTCTCTCCTTGAGTAATAAGAAAACCCATTTCTACCCTTGCCCCTCTGTCTTCCCCATCCTATGCTAGAGCTCTGTCTAGGTTTCCAGGGTCCTCAGGAAAGCAAATCTCATTATTCCCTCCAGACTACCTCTGGTTCAGGCAGGAACCTTTCCTTATTCTTTGGTCATTGAGTCCCATCCTGTAGCACACAGAGGTGACATTTTCCCTTCCTGATTTACTTCCTTCATCCCCTTGGCCTCCATCCTGCATTGATAGTTAAGAAAGAATTTCCACAATAACATGAATTGACCCAttactttcttcccttcccaggtCCTGTCCTGAAtgactcttcttttcttcttgcccATAATCAAAACTTTATTGAAAAACTGATACCAAAATAGATCATTGTTGTATcccttacaaaattaaacataattacaTTATCCTGGTACACTAACTGGAATTACTGAACCAATAAGGCTTTCTGCAATGTAACAGAAATTCAAGAGGTTGTGGGGACCATTAGTGTTGCTTTCTTCTAAATGAACACCCTTCTGTGAGTCTGGCCTTTCTCCTGTTGGCTGGGACAGCACTGCTGAGCACCCTCTACAAAGGACCACCGTCTGAGCACGGCTGAAATCCAGGGTAATCTTGTAGCAACCTTGACATTTTCCATCCATAAAAAGGGAATTTGGGCTTTGCActacccatttctttctttctttctttcttttttttttttagattttatgtatttatttgacagcacacaagcagggggaggacagaaggagagggagaagcagactccctgctgagcagagagcccaatcccaggatcctgggatcatgacctgacctgaaggcagatgcttaaccagttgagccccccaggcgccccctagccatttctttttatgtttttttttcttttccccttccaagGGCAGGTGTAGTAAATCTCCAGCCAAGGGCATGTTGATCCTTCTGCAAGCCCAGCCAGTTCCCATCTCTAAGGTGACACTGTCAGGCCTGAAATGACTCCTGTTCATCTTCATTCCTCTCTTTGTCTGCCCTCTCCCACCTAAGAtcaaaatttttctgaaaagctTGGAGCAGCAACATTGGAAGGTCTATTTTTTGccctgggaggagtgggagagggccaGGTCATCCTCTCTTCCAACCCCCTTCGGAATCAAGTAGAGCTGGCCTTGCTCAGAGTCGCACAACAACTCGTCCTTCTTGGGGATTTTGTTTCAGCTTCCTTCTTCCCAAAGTTGACTCCCTGGATGGTGGCGGTGGCTGTCATCTTGATGGTCCTAGGAGTTCTCACAATTGGGTCCATAGTTTGCACTTGGAGACTCTACAAGGAAAGATCCAGACAGAGAAAGGATGAATTCAGCTCTAAGGGTAAGTCATAGGCTGCTTGTCGGGCGTGCTTCCGAGTGGGATTGGATCCAAGTCCTTTGGGATGGCTGCCAATGGGAAGATATTTGATTCTAGAATTTTGGGAGTCAAGAAGGGGGATTATAAAGCACACTGATACCCAATATGAAGGTCTGGGGCGAAGGAGTCAAAACCAGTGCTAATTGAGATATCAGACCAACTATTCACTCACTGCCCTCCCTCAGACTCTTTCCTCACTTCTAACTTGGTTTCCCAGGAAAGATTAACGATCTGATCCCAAGCCAGTAGGAACTTCCTGCAcatttcttagaaaaacaaaacaaaacgaaacataATCCTTGTTCCTCATTTGTTGATAGAGTTTCA encodes the following:
- the BTN1A1 gene encoding butyrophilin subfamily 1 member A1, translating into MAVSPSSGLPRGLLILTFFQLCQPDSAHFDVIGPAEPIVAAVGDDVELPCHLSPSVSAERMELRWLRGKGAAVLVRRDGREQAAEQAAEYRGRATLVARDIAAGRVAVRIRRVRASDDGEYRCFFRQDGSYEEASVHLKVAALGSDPHIHMEVRENGEVWLECTSVGWYPEPQVQWRTSEGEKFPSTSESRNPDEEGLFTVAASVIIRDPFMKNISCCIRNLLLGQQKEVDISIPASFFPKLTPWMVAVAVILMVLGVLTIGSIVCTWRLYKERSRQRKDEFSSKEKLLEELKWRKATVHAVDVTLDPDTAHPHLFLYEDSKSVRLEDSRQELPEKPERFDFWPCVLGRETFTAGRHFWEVEVGDRADWAVGVCRENVVKKGFDPMTPENGFWAVELYGNGYWALTPLRTPLPLAGPPRRVGIFLDYESGEVSFYNMTDGSPIYTFSNTSFSGPLRPFFCLWSCGKKPLAICPVSDGPERVTVVADAKDFTKEIPLSPMGEDSASGDTDTLHSKLIPTQPSQRAP